In Campylobacter suis, the following proteins share a genomic window:
- the glyS gene encoding glycine--tRNA ligase subunit beta, giving the protein MKMNKELLIEIGVEELPAIPFLKELPNIRSKWQAVLDEYRLASEFEFYFTPRRLVLFHKNFALKQPDSVVQMIGAPKHVAIKDGAFSPAALSFAKKCGIAESELKFKEIDGKEVLYYEQEVIGNDSKNLLGDMVEKFLLSLSFGKSMRWGRGEFEFIRPIRSFLCLLGDESVSFTKFGIASEARSYPHRDIGYEKVGVASISEYFSGAKARGIVLDANERRVKILEQFKAIEAQNGVEIGLDEDLLDEVVAITEAPNALLGGFEAEFLEVPSEVIITSMKENQRYFPVFKNGKLSNHFVVVSNSLSTDSALIVQGNEKVLRARLSDAMFFWQSDLKAEFSPEKLKNVTYLKELGNTYEKCERELKVALALSEKFADKLRSEVGSEYKELLTRAVMLSKADLTSGMVYEFTELQGVMGSYYARAKGESEAVVRAIGEQYLPNGEASAMPSTTFSALVALAIKLETLVGLFSVGKIPTGNKDPYALRRAANGVIKILQDNEFSFDMSEFLSDIAKGYTKFDVGALVGFINERLYTFFESNPSIIKACLSSAKGDLLAQISAIKALEKVCASESFRENFSTFKRLANIIKDEIKTGVDESLFEAEAERNLYAKFKEVAERELGDEDKLNTLFALKGAIDGFFDAVMINAEDAKIRHNRQALVGEIYSEFLKIADIKEISL; this is encoded by the coding sequence ATGAAAATGAATAAAGAACTTTTGATAGAAATCGGTGTAGAAGAACTGCCAGCGATACCGTTTTTAAAGGAGTTGCCAAACATTAGATCAAAGTGGCAGGCTGTGCTTGATGAGTATAGATTAGCAAGTGAGTTTGAGTTTTATTTTACGCCACGAAGACTTGTACTCTTTCACAAAAATTTTGCTCTAAAGCAACCTGATAGCGTAGTTCAGATGATAGGTGCACCAAAGCATGTGGCTATAAAGGATGGCGCATTTAGTCCAGCTGCACTTAGTTTTGCAAAAAAGTGCGGTATAGCTGAGAGCGAGCTTAAGTTTAAAGAGATAGATGGCAAAGAGGTCTTGTATTATGAACAAGAAGTCATCGGTAATGATAGCAAAAACTTACTTGGCGATATGGTAGAGAAATTTTTACTAAGCCTTAGTTTTGGTAAGTCTATGCGATGGGGTAGGGGTGAGTTTGAGTTTATCCGCCCGATAAGATCATTTTTATGTCTTTTAGGTGATGAAAGCGTGAGTTTTACTAAATTTGGCATAGCAAGTGAGGCCCGTAGCTATCCGCACCGAGATATAGGCTATGAGAAGGTAGGCGTTGCAAGTATCTCTGAGTATTTTAGTGGCGCCAAGGCTCGTGGCATAGTGCTTGACGCAAACGAACGAAGAGTTAAGATATTAGAGCAGTTTAAGGCAATAGAAGCACAAAATGGCGTTGAGATAGGGCTTGATGAGGATTTGCTCGATGAAGTTGTGGCGATAACTGAAGCGCCAAATGCTCTGCTTGGTGGCTTTGAAGCTGAGTTTTTAGAGGTGCCAAGCGAGGTCATCATCACATCAATGAAAGAAAATCAGCGCTATTTTCCAGTGTTTAAAAATGGCAAACTAAGCAATCACTTTGTTGTCGTTAGCAACTCTCTAAGCACCGATAGTGCGCTCATTGTGCAAGGCAATGAAAAGGTCTTGCGTGCGCGTTTAAGCGATGCGATGTTCTTTTGGCAAAGCGATTTAAAGGCTGAGTTTAGCCCAGAAAAGCTAAAAAATGTAACCTATCTAAAAGAGCTTGGAAACACGTATGAAAAGTGCGAGCGAGAGCTAAAAGTGGCGCTTGCTCTGTCTGAAAAATTTGCTGATAAGCTAAGGTCCGAAGTTGGCTCTGAGTATAAAGAGCTACTTACTCGCGCCGTTATGCTTAGTAAGGCGGATCTTACAAGTGGTATGGTGTATGAATTTACCGAGCTTCAAGGCGTGATGGGAAGCTACTATGCAAGAGCAAAGGGCGAGAGCGAGGCGGTGGTGAGAGCTATCGGCGAGCAGTATCTACCAAACGGTGAGGCAAGCGCTATGCCAAGCACGACATTTAGCGCACTTGTAGCACTTGCGATAAAGCTTGAGACGCTTGTTGGGCTATTTAGCGTGGGTAAAATTCCAACCGGCAACAAAGACCCATACGCACTTCGCCGCGCAGCAAATGGTGTGATAAAAATTTTACAAGACAATGAGTTTAGCTTTGATATGAGCGAGTTTTTAAGCGATATAGCAAAAGGATACACAAAATTTGACGTGGGTGCGCTTGTAGGCTTTATAAACGAGCGACTTTATACATTTTTTGAGAGCAATCCTTCTATCATCAAAGCTTGCCTTAGCTCGGCAAAAGGCGACTTGCTAGCGCAAATTTCAGCGATAAAAGCACTTGAGAAGGTCTGTGCTAGTGAGAGCTTTAGAGAGAATTTCAGCACATTTAAACGTCTTGCAAACATCATAAAAGATGAGATAAAAACGGGCGTTGATGAGAGTTTGTTTGAGGCGGAGGCTGAGAGAAATCTTTATGCTAAGTTTAAAGAAGTAGCAGAGCGCGAGCTAGGTGATGAGGATAAACTAAACACACTTTTTGCACTAAAAGGCGCTATAGATGGCTTTTTTGATGCGGTTATGATAAATGCCGAGGATGCTAAAATCCGCCACAACCGCCAGGCGCTAGTTGGTGAAATTTACAGCGAGTTTTTAAAAATTGCTGATATAAAAGAGATAAGTTTGTGA
- a CDS encoding outer membrane beta-barrel protein, producing MNKAKDGGANFGIKGGYDFGSWRAYIEYTYNLETKDTIKIDGETREYKWKSHNFSVNADYTPKITENFKLLVGAYTGFAVVQTDADETEIYTADNTTSWLLGAKVGGFYGFDEHNEVEFGFKAENIFVSDGDLANYGAYIGYNYKF from the coding sequence ATTAATAAAGCAAAAGACGGCGGTGCTAACTTTGGTATAAAAGGTGGTTATGATTTTGGTAGTTGGAGAGCATACATAGAGTACACGTACAATCTTGAAACAAAAGATACCATTAAAATTGATGGAGAGACAAGAGAATATAAGTGGAAATCACATAACTTTTCTGTAAATGCCGACTACACGCCTAAAATTACGGAGAATTTTAAACTTTTAGTTGGTGCATACACTGGTTTTGCTGTTGTTCAGACTGATGCCGATGAAACTGAGATTTATACAGCCGACAATACAACTAGCTGGCTGCTTGGTGCAAAAGTAGGTGGATTTTATGGTTTTGATGAGCATAATGAAGTTGAATTTGGCTTTAAAGCTGAAAATATTTTTGTTAGCGATGGTGACTTAGCAAACTACGGTGCATATATCGGCTATAACTATAAATTCTAA